The following coding sequences are from one Methanosarcina sp. WWM596 window:
- a CDS encoding DUF11 domain-containing protein, whose protein sequence is MLIAILSMTVLMSIVPFEAQAASGSYTLKWYAADPSLNSAPYLPTYEKLTPASLPSPGLAGRYPDPLANAVAYGPTSSNLDALSSLSPENMALGQVVPFEMVISVSGSTSPENGTINFTTIFDANTTSGSNFGFDPAYGVYAAFVDTADVGTNDPLNNSKVESFTSILTGSGSSQEIQGTFQVSGLDDGDRVVVEIWVVLKSTIPTGITGNVQTSLDSAQTATGDSIKSGKQTVSLLQVGKFFSSDADVSVVKTDNPDPEIQGKNLTYNIIVKNNSPDTIANGIVVNDALHANTTFVSATGAPYTISGNTITFSVGALSPGQSDTMTIATTVLNTAGANNDTSINSEPGTSGPLPALYDLLDTVSVTAITDDSNTANNIYYQPTNVLLANPIYMINKVVTDVAGEGPAGEVTSPGDVISYKIYVNNTGNVDLTNVIVNDSLINLTGPAGDNLSTGILNPGESWTYIGNYTVTQEDLDTNGGGDGLINNTATVDCDQLDPKSRIAEVPIRALPEYMIKKIVIDIGGRGPIGNVSAGETITYLINVSNIGNVDLTNVTVNDSLLNLTGPNESLNNNSILEVEETWTYTGNYTVTLDDANNSEEFGSINNTATVDCDQLEPISDSAEVPLEGIPAYIIHKFVLDVAGRGPAAYVTDVGDVITYQVNVSNVGNVSMTSVNVSDTLINLTGPNESLNIDSVLEMGETWTYTGNYTVTQQDINGYCAGNRTIKNVATVDCDECVQLTPKSDTAEVPIKATPGYMINKVAIDVGGRGPDGYVTSVGDVINYSVVIENTGNTYLTNVSVNDTLINLTGPIESLNTDGILEVEEIWTFTGNYTVTHQDINSNGGGDGLIENTATVWKPDCDQLVPKSYTAEVLIGIPVYIIEKTITDIAGEGPNADITAAGDIISYQVNISNIGNLDLTNITVNDSLINLTGPAGDNPPNDVLDVGEVWTYTGNYTVTQEAINNTIEGKGFINNTATVNSTQVGPINDSANAPISLPIAYSIRKRVTDAAGKGPDGYVTAAGDVITYRINVTNTGQVNLTNVTVNDSLVNLTGPTESLNPDSILEIGEIWIYNGTYTVNQTDIYNNGGGDGFIENTATVSSDQLASKLDIAQVPIVQIPELTIDKSASPMNYSEAGQNITYTYNVTNSGNVNITSPINVTDDKLGVIPLTSGILVPGQNEMVTLDYTITQSDLDSGLITNEAFATGIFGNNTTVSNTDNVTVTADQIPELTIEKSAAPTNYSEVGQNITYTYNVTNSGNVNITAPINVTDDKLGVIPLTSGILIPGQSESITWDYTITQSDLNNGSVTNTAFVSGLFAGNFTNSTSVNATVTAEQNPELTIEKSAAPTNYSSVGENITYTYNVTNSGNVNITTPINVTDDKLGVIPLTSGILIPGQSESITWDYTITQSDLDSGLIANEAFATGIFNGTEINSTNVTATVTAIQIPELTIEKSASPMNYSEVGQNITYTFNVTNSGNVNITRLVNVMDDKLGVIPLTSRILIPGQSKTIMVNYTITQSDINNGSVTNTAFVSGLFASSFTNSTLVNATVTAIQIPELTIDKSASPMNYSEVGQNITYTFNVTNSGNVNITSPINVTDDKLGVIPLTSEILIPGQSEMITVNYTITQSDLNNRSVTNTAFVSGLFAGNFTNSTPVNATITAIQIPELTIEKSASPMNYSKVGQNITYTFNVTNSGNVNITGLVNVMDDKLGVIPITSRSLIPGQSETITVNYTITQSDLNNGSVTNTAFVSGLFASSFTNSTLVNATVTAIQIPELTIDKSASPMNYSEAGQNITYTYNITNSGNVDITGLVNVTDDKLGVIPLASEILIPGQSETITVNYTITQSDLNNGSVTNTAFVSGLFAGSFTNSTSVNATVIADQNPACTIDKIVQDVSGKGPEGRITIPGDIITYQIVVANTGNVDLTNVTVTDIRIENLTGPDESLNENRVLETGENWIYIGTYTVTLEDIINNVVNGFIENTATVECDHLDPRSDSVRVPIGGEGGEGGVIPEEKPDCTIDKTVIDVAGKGPAGTVTASGEIITYQIVVTNTGNFYLTGISVTDSLIQDLNGPEESLITDGVLEQGESWVYTGYYMVTEEDIISSGEEDGFIVNTATVECDLLGPRSDSAAVLIEEEQIPIKLEYCISKSVIGVDEAGDCIINEPGDIISYQIVVENEGNVDLTGVEVNDSLIQTLDGPVESLYDDSVLGIGENWTYTGCYMVTLEDIETNGHGDGCIENIATVVCDQLDAVSDSAEVPIGEVPIDEYPDYAIEKTVTDVGGKGPAETITQAGDIISYKIVVENEGYVDLTGIKVNDSLIQILDGPVESLNNDSVLGIGENWTYTGCYTVTLEDIETNGHGDGCIENIATVVCDQLDAVSDSAEVPIGEEPTQVITEYCISKLITGIDEAGDRKINEAGDIIEYQIVVKNEGNVDLTGVSVSDPMITLTGPIGDDVDSGMLNPGESWKFFGNYTVTQEDISSNGEGDGFIENTATVTCNELPEENSSIKQPILLGSEDEKDNADTQHHGNGGTGSARVVSKSVKDIEVSENKEENDTVNDTGTQIKTSTEIQSETDNEDVKQNKESIESDVEKKQEEKQEGNRSVPGFTAISGIIGMLAIFLCISYKRK, encoded by the coding sequence ATGCTGATAGCAATCTTGAGCATGACCGTCTTAATGAGCATTGTACCTTTTGAAGCACAGGCTGCAAGTGGCTCTTATACTTTAAAATGGTATGCAGCCGACCCCTCATTAAACAGTGCTCCATATTTGCCTACATATGAAAAACTAACTCCAGCTTCACTTCCGTCTCCCGGACTTGCAGGGAGATATCCAGATCCTCTTGCTAATGCTGTGGCTTATGGACCCACTTCTTCTAATCTTGATGCTTTATCATCTCTTTCTCCAGAAAATATGGCTCTTGGGCAGGTGGTGCCATTTGAAATGGTGATATCAGTTAGTGGAAGTACATCTCCTGAAAACGGAACCATTAATTTTACAACTATTTTTGATGCCAATACGACTTCCGGCTCCAACTTTGGCTTTGATCCGGCTTATGGTGTGTACGCTGCTTTTGTAGATACTGCTGATGTCGGAACCAATGATCCTCTAAATAATTCTAAAGTAGAAAGCTTTACTTCCATTCTTACAGGTAGTGGTTCATCCCAGGAAATTCAGGGAACATTCCAGGTATCGGGTCTTGATGATGGTGACCGAGTAGTTGTTGAGATATGGGTTGTCCTCAAGTCGACAATTCCTACCGGGATTACGGGCAATGTACAGACAAGCTTGGACAGTGCACAGACTGCCACCGGGGACTCAATCAAAAGTGGAAAGCAGACAGTCTCTCTTTTACAAGTGGGTAAGTTCTTTTCCAGTGATGCCGATGTCTCGGTTGTGAAAACCGATAACCCTGATCCTGAGATTCAAGGAAAAAATCTCACTTATAATATTATTGTGAAAAACAATTCACCTGACACCATTGCAAATGGAATTGTGGTCAATGATGCCCTCCACGCCAATACGACTTTTGTTTCGGCAACCGGGGCTCCATACACAATTAGTGGGAATACTATCACCTTTAGTGTAGGGGCATTGAGTCCGGGTCAATCGGATACAATGACCATAGCTACTACAGTTTTGAATACAGCGGGGGCAAATAACGATACTTCTATAAACTCCGAACCGGGCACTTCGGGCCCTCTGCCTGCATTGTATGATCTGCTCGATACCGTATCGGTAACAGCCATTACTGATGATTCTAATACAGCTAACAATATTTACTACCAGCCAACAAATGTTTTGCTCGCGAATCCGATTTACATGATCAACAAGGTAGTCACGGATGTTGCAGGAGAGGGACCTGCGGGAGAGGTAACCTCACCAGGTGATGTAATCAGCTACAAGATTTACGTGAATAACACAGGAAACGTTGATCTAACAAATGTTATTGTTAATGATTCTCTTATTAACCTGACAGGACCGGCAGGAGATAATCTTTCAACAGGGATATTGAATCCAGGAGAATCCTGGACTTACATAGGAAATTATACCGTAACCCAGGAAGATCTGGACACTAACGGTGGAGGGGACGGCTTAATAAACAACACAGCAACCGTTGACTGTGATCAATTAGATCCGAAATCCCGTATTGCTGAAGTGCCGATAAGGGCACTGCCAGAATACATGATTAAGAAAATAGTTATAGATATTGGAGGGAGAGGACCTATAGGGAACGTTTCGGCAGGAGAGACTATTACTTACCTGATCAATGTGAGTAATATAGGAAATGTTGATCTGACAAATGTTACTGTTAACGATTCCCTCCTCAACCTGACAGGACCAAACGAATCTCTGAATAATAATAGCATCCTCGAAGTAGAAGAAACGTGGACTTACACTGGAAATTATACAGTTACTCTGGATGATGCAAACAACAGCGAAGAGTTCGGTTCAATAAACAACACAGCAACCGTTGACTGTGATCAGCTGGAGCCAATATCAGATAGTGCTGAAGTGCCCTTAGAGGGGATACCCGCTTACATTATTCATAAATTTGTTCTGGATGTTGCAGGAAGGGGGCCAGCAGCATACGTAACAGATGTTGGAGATGTCATTACTTACCAGGTTAATGTGAGCAATGTGGGAAACGTCAGTATGACAAGTGTGAATGTCAGTGATACTTTGATTAACCTGACAGGCCCGAATGAGTCTCTAAATATCGATAGCGTTCTGGAAATGGGTGAAACATGGACCTACACCGGAAATTACACAGTAACCCAGCAAGATATTAATGGGTATTGCGCAGGGAATAGAACAATAAAAAATGTTGCAACCGTTGACTGTGACGAGTGTGTGCAGCTGACTCCCAAATCAGATACTGCTGAAGTACCAATAAAAGCAACGCCAGGTTACATGATTAATAAGGTAGCTATTGATGTTGGTGGGCGGGGGCCAGATGGATACGTAACATCAGTAGGAGACGTAATCAACTACTCTGTTGTGATTGAAAACACAGGGAACACCTATCTGACAAATGTAAGTGTTAATGATACTTTGATTAACCTTACAGGACCAATTGAATCTTTGAATACTGACGGAATTCTTGAAGTAGAAGAAATCTGGACTTTTACAGGGAACTACACGGTAACCCATCAGGACATAAACAGTAATGGGGGAGGAGACGGATTAATTGAAAATACGGCAACGGTTTGGAAACCCGATTGTGACCAGCTTGTACCAAAATCATATACTGCTGAAGTACTAATAGGAATACCGGTTTACATTATTGAAAAAACTATCACAGATATAGCCGGGGAAGGACCTAATGCAGATATAACTGCAGCAGGAGACATCATCAGCTACCAGGTTAATATCAGTAATATCGGAAACCTTGATCTGACAAATATTACTGTTAATGATTCCCTTATTAACCTGACAGGCCCAGCGGGAGATAACCCACCAAATGATGTCCTAGATGTAGGAGAAGTATGGACATATACAGGGAATTATACGGTAACTCAGGAAGCTATAAACAATACTATTGAAGGAAAAGGATTCATCAACAACACAGCAACTGTAAACTCCACTCAGGTGGGCCCAATAAATGACAGCGCTAATGCACCAATATCTCTTCCCATAGCTTACAGTATTAGAAAAAGAGTTACAGATGCTGCAGGTAAGGGACCAGATGGATATGTAACAGCTGCAGGAGACGTAATAACCTATCGTATTAATGTGACAAATACCGGTCAGGTCAATCTCACAAATGTAACTGTGAATGACTCTCTAGTTAACCTGACCGGACCAACAGAGTCGCTAAATCCCGATTCGATTCTTGAGATCGGAGAGATCTGGATATACAATGGCACTTATACTGTTAATCAGACAGATATATACAACAATGGGGGAGGAGACGGATTTATAGAAAATACGGCAACTGTTTCCTCCGATCAGCTAGCTTCAAAGTTAGATATTGCTCAAGTACCAATAGTACAGATTCCGGAGTTGACGATCGATAAATCAGCCAGCCCAATGAACTATTCTGAAGCTGGCCAGAACATCACATACACTTACAATGTAACTAACTCCGGAAACGTCAATATTACATCACCAATTAACGTTACAGATGATAAGCTTGGAGTAATTCCACTTACGAGTGGAATCCTTGTTCCTGGACAGAATGAAATGGTAACATTGGACTATACCATTACTCAGTCTGACCTGGATTCGGGATTAATTACAAATGAAGCATTTGCAACAGGTATATTCGGTAACAACACAACCGTTTCTAACACAGACAACGTAACGGTTACTGCTGATCAGATTCCGGAGTTGACGATCGAGAAATCAGCAGCTCCTACAAACTATTCTGAAGTTGGCCAGAACATAACCTATACTTACAACGTTACCAACTCTGGAAACGTCAATATTACAGCACCAATTAACGTTACAGATGATAAGCTTGGAGTAATTCCACTTACGAGTGGAATCCTTATACCGGGACAGAGTGAATCGATAACGTGGGACTATACCATTACTCAGTCTGATCTTAATAACGGATCTGTAACCAATACAGCGTTTGTATCCGGTCTGTTTGCAGGTAACTTCACCAATTCAACTTCGGTTAATGCAACAGTTACTGCAGAGCAGAATCCGGAGTTGACTATCGAGAAATCAGCAGCTCCTACAAACTATTCCTCTGTAGGAGAGAATATCACATACACTTACAATGTAACTAACTCTGGAAACGTCAATATTACAACACCAATTAACGTTACAGATGACAAGTTAGGAGTAATTCCACTTACGAGTGGAATCCTTATACCGGGACAGAGTGAATCGATAACGTGGGACTATACCATTACTCAGTCTGACCTGGATTCGGGATTAATTGCAAATGAAGCATTTGCAACAGGTATTTTCAACGGTACGGAAATCAATTCTACAAATGTAACTGCAACTGTAACAGCAATCCAGATTCCGGAGTTGACGATCGAGAAATCAGCCAGTCCAATGAACTATTCTGAAGTTGGCCAGAACATAACTTATACTTTCAACGTTACCAACTCCGGAAACGTCAATATTACAAGGCTTGTCAACGTTATGGATGACAAGTTAGGAGTAATTCCACTTACGAGTAGAATCCTTATCCCTGGACAGAGTAAAACGATAATGGTGAACTATACCATTACTCAGTCTGATATTAATAACGGATCTGTAACCAATACAGCGTTTGTATCCGGTCTGTTTGCAAGTAGCTTCACCAATTCAACTTTGGTTAATGCAACTGTAACAGCAATCCAGATTCCGGAGTTGACTATCGATAAATCAGCCAGCCCAATGAATTATTCTGAAGTTGGCCAGAACATAACCTATACTTTCAACGTTACCAACTCCGGAAACGTCAATATTACATCACCAATTAACGTTACGGATGATAAACTTGGAGTAATTCCACTTACGAGTGAAATCCTTATCCCTGGACAGAGTGAAATGATAACGGTGAACTATACCATTACTCAGTCTGATCTTAATAACAGATCTGTAACCAATACAGCGTTTGTATCCGGTCTGTTTGCAGGTAACTTCACCAATTCAACTCCGGTTAATGCAACTATAACAGCAATCCAGATTCCGGAGTTGACGATCGAGAAATCAGCTAGTCCAATGAACTATTCTAAAGTTGGCCAGAACATAACTTACACTTTCAACGTTACCAACTCCGGAAACGTCAATATTACAGGGCTTGTCAACGTTATGGATGACAAGTTAGGAGTAATTCCAATAACAAGTAGAAGCCTTATACCAGGACAGAGTGAAACGATAACGGTGAACTATACTATTACTCAGTCTGATCTTAATAACGGATCTGTAACCAATACAGCGTTTGTATCCGGTCTGTTTGCAAGTAGCTTCACCAATTCAACTTTGGTTAATGCAACTGTAACAGCAATCCAGATTCCGGAGTTGACGATCGATAAATCAGCCAGTCCAATGAACTATTCTGAAGCTGGCCAGAACATCACATACACTTACAACATTACCAACTCTGGAAACGTCGATATTACAGGGCTTGTCAACGTTACGGACGACAAGTTAGGGGTAATTCCACTTGCGAGTGAAATCCTTATCCCTGGACAGAGTGAAACGATAACGGTGAACTATACCATTACTCAGTCTGATCTTAATAACGGATCTGTAACCAATACAGCGTTTGTATCCGGTCTGTTTGCAGGTAGCTTCACCAATTCAACTTCGGTTAATGCAACAGTTATTGCTGATCAGAATCCTGCCTGCACTATTGACAAAATAGTTCAAGATGTCTCTGGAAAAGGACCCGAAGGACGGATAACAATCCCTGGAGATATCATTACATATCAGATTGTAGTAGCCAATACAGGAAACGTTGACCTGACAAATGTTACTGTTACCGATATTCGGATTGAAAATCTCACCGGACCAGATGAATCTCTGAATGAGAATAGAGTTCTTGAGACAGGAGAAAACTGGATATATATCGGAACTTACACCGTTACCCTTGAAGATATAATCAATAATGTAGTAAACGGCTTCATAGAAAATACTGCAACTGTTGAGTGTGACCACCTGGATCCGAGATCAGACAGTGTTAGAGTACCGATAGGAGGAGAAGGAGGAGAAGGAGGAGTAATACCTGAAGAAAAACCAGATTGTACAATTGATAAAACAGTTATTGATGTTGCAGGAAAAGGACCTGCAGGAACAGTAACAGCCTCTGGAGAAATTATTACATATCAGATTGTAGTGACCAATACCGGCAACTTTTACCTTACAGGAATATCAGTAACCGATTCGCTGATTCAAGATCTCAATGGACCGGAAGAGTCCCTGATAACTGATGGGGTACTTGAGCAAGGAGAAAGCTGGGTATATACCGGCTATTATATGGTGACTGAAGAAGACATAATCAGCAGCGGTGAAGAAGACGGGTTCATAGTAAATACTGCAACGGTTGAGTGTGACCTGCTGGGTCCGAGATCAGATAGTGCAGCAGTGCTGATAGAAGAAGAACAAATACCGATCAAACTTGAATACTGCATATCCAAGTCAGTAATCGGGGTGGATGAAGCAGGGGATTGTATAATCAACGAACCTGGAGATATAATTTCATACCAGATAGTGGTTGAAAATGAAGGAAATGTTGATCTCACGGGAGTTGAGGTAAACGATTCTCTGATTCAAACTCTCGATGGGCCAGTAGAATCCCTGTATGATGATTCAGTTCTCGGGATAGGGGAAAACTGGACATATACAGGCTGTTACATGGTTACCCTGGAAGATATCGAAACTAACGGACATGGAGACGGCTGCATAGAAAATATAGCAACCGTTGTATGCGATCAGCTGGACGCGGTATCAGACAGTGCTGAAGTCCCGATCGGAGAAGTCCCGATAGATGAGTATCCGGATTATGCCATTGAAAAAACGGTAACGGACGTTGGAGGGAAAGGACCGGCAGAAACAATAACACAGGCTGGAGATATAATCTCATATAAGATAGTGGTTGAAAATGAGGGATATGTCGATCTCACGGGAATTAAGGTAAACGATTCTCTGATACAAATTCTCGATGGACCGGTAGAATCTCTGAATAATGATTCAGTTCTCGGGATAGGGGAAAACTGGACATATACAGGCTGTTACACGGTTACCCTGGAAGATATCGAAACTAACGGACATGGAGACGGCTGCATAGAAAATATAGCAACCGTTGTATGCGATCAGCTGGATGCGGTATCAGACAGTGCTGAAGTCCCGATCGGAGAAGAGCCAACACAGGTGATAACTGAATACTGTATATCCAAGTTAATAACCGGGATCGATGAAGCTGGGGATCGTAAAATCAACGAAGCTGGAGATATAATAGAATATCAGATAGTTGTGAAAAATGAAGGCAACGTAGACCTGACAGGAGTTTCGGTAAGTGACCCGATGATTACATTGACAGGACCGATTGGAGACGATGTTGACTCAGGGATGTTGAATCCGGGAGAGTCATGGAAATTCTTCGGAAACTACACAGTAACTCAGGAGGACATTAGCAGTAACGGTGAAGGAGACGGATTTATTGAAAATACGGCAACAGTAACCTGCAACGAACTTCCTGAAGAAAACAGCAGTATAAAGCAACCGATTCTTCTTGGTTCAGAGGACGAGAAAGACAATGCTGATACCCAACACCATGGGAATGGTGGAAC